In Hyphomicrobium denitrificans 1NES1, one DNA window encodes the following:
- the cysD gene encoding sulfate adenylyltransferase subunit CysD: MTASPSHLDLLEAESIHIFREAAAQFRKPVMLYSIGKDSTVLLHLARKAFFPQNLPFSLLHVDTMWKFRDMITFRDRTAKQLGLDLIVHTNEDGIKRGINPIDHAPSIHTDVLKTQALKQALDKYGFDAAFGGARRDEEASRAKERVFSFRASGHRWDPRRQRPEMWHLLNGRLGTGETVRVFPMSNWTEKDVWRYILREKLDVVPLYFAAERPTIVRDGQILMQDDERLQPRAGEKVEMRKIRFRTLGCYPLTAAVESDADTIEAVVAETINAQTSERQGRLIDHDQAGAMEKKKQEGYF; encoded by the coding sequence ATGACGGCCTCGCCTTCTCATCTCGATCTCCTCGAAGCGGAGAGCATTCATATTTTCCGCGAGGCCGCTGCGCAGTTCCGCAAGCCGGTGATGCTCTATTCGATCGGCAAGGACTCGACCGTCCTGCTGCATCTCGCGCGCAAGGCGTTCTTTCCGCAGAACCTGCCCTTTTCGCTGCTGCACGTCGACACGATGTGGAAGTTCCGCGACATGATCACGTTCCGTGACCGGACCGCGAAGCAGCTCGGGCTCGATCTCATCGTCCACACCAACGAAGACGGCATCAAGCGCGGGATCAATCCGATCGATCATGCGCCGTCGATCCATACTGACGTTTTGAAGACGCAGGCGCTGAAGCAGGCGCTGGATAAGTACGGATTCGATGCGGCTTTCGGCGGTGCGCGCCGCGATGAAGAAGCGAGCCGTGCAAAGGAGCGCGTATTTTCATTCCGCGCGAGCGGCCATCGCTGGGATCCACGCCGCCAGCGGCCGGAGATGTGGCATCTGCTCAATGGCCGCCTCGGCACGGGCGAGACCGTGCGCGTCTTTCCAATGTCGAATTGGACGGAAAAAGACGTCTGGCGCTACATCCTGCGCGAAAAACTGGACGTCGTGCCGCTCTACTTCGCAGCCGAGCGCCCGACCATCGTTCGCGACGGACAGATTTTGATGCAGGACGACGAGCGGCTGCAGCCTCGGGCCGGCGAGAAGGTCGAGATGCGCAAGATCCGCTTCCGCACCCTCGGCTGTTATCCGCTGACCGCCGCGGTCGAGTCGGATGCAGACACGATTGAAGCGGTCGTCGCCGAAACCATCAACGCGCAAACCTCCGAACGCCAGGGCCGCCTGATCGACCACGACCAGGCCGGCGCAATGGAAAAGAAAAAGCAGGAAGGCTACTTCTGA
- a CDS encoding GTP-binding protein → MTVHALKAKPALQTPARTQDVPNLVRELGGITHLLTCGSVDDGKSTLIGRLLWDASDLYEDQRENVRRSGRKAAGTDLPDFSMLLDGLVAEREQGITIDIAWKYFDTETRRFVIIDSPGHEQYTRNMASGASHADVAIVLVDARSGVKKQTKRHAAILDLVGVKHVVLAVNKMDLVGWSEEVFRKIEADFRTLCWKFNFWESTAIPLSAVFGDNVSAPSTNMSWYSGPTLIQHLEKVPSRVSEAGSVFRFPVQMVLRDGQDFRGLAGTVTSGTIKVGDTVTDVLSNAGGKVVRIATFDRDLQSASAGDAVSLQLDVDIDVSRGAVLSTPEMRPVAAQTLEARFVWLSEDAFSPAAGYLVRTSTDLIPVSNIEIKALLDLETMASRPARACSANDIAIAKISLGRAAAIDVFTETPETGTLLLIDSVSGSTVAGGIATSVDAKAEAPTDGHFVLKRDMLANGLNRDLSMSSKDREEFMRRANEVAIILRSAGVSVAIEPPPPLDDGMDPGL, encoded by the coding sequence ATGACCGTCCACGCTCTGAAAGCCAAGCCTGCGCTGCAGACGCCTGCTCGCACCCAAGACGTACCCAACCTCGTCCGCGAGCTTGGCGGTATCACGCATCTTCTGACATGCGGGTCCGTTGACGATGGCAAGTCGACCCTGATCGGACGTCTGCTCTGGGATGCGTCGGATCTTTACGAGGACCAACGCGAGAACGTGCGGCGCTCGGGACGCAAGGCTGCGGGCACCGACCTACCCGATTTCTCGATGCTGCTCGACGGTCTCGTCGCCGAACGCGAGCAAGGCATCACCATCGACATCGCATGGAAGTATTTCGATACCGAGACGCGCCGGTTCGTCATCATCGACTCCCCCGGGCATGAGCAGTACACGCGCAACATGGCGTCGGGCGCCTCTCACGCCGACGTTGCCATCGTGCTCGTCGATGCGCGTTCGGGCGTCAAGAAGCAGACCAAGCGCCACGCGGCGATCCTCGATCTCGTCGGCGTCAAACATGTCGTTCTCGCCGTCAATAAGATGGATCTTGTTGGCTGGTCGGAGGAGGTGTTCCGCAAGATCGAAGCCGATTTTCGGACTCTTTGCTGGAAGTTCAATTTCTGGGAGTCGACGGCCATCCCGCTGTCGGCAGTCTTTGGAGATAACGTATCGGCACCCTCGACGAACATGAGCTGGTACAGCGGCCCGACGCTCATTCAGCATCTCGAAAAAGTGCCGAGCCGGGTGAGCGAAGCGGGCTCCGTGTTCCGCTTTCCCGTGCAGATGGTACTTCGTGACGGCCAGGATTTCCGCGGGCTTGCGGGGACCGTCACCTCCGGCACGATCAAAGTCGGCGACACCGTCACCGACGTGCTGAGCAACGCCGGCGGCAAGGTCGTTCGCATCGCAACATTCGACCGCGATCTGCAAAGCGCTTCGGCCGGCGATGCCGTCTCGCTGCAGCTCGATGTCGATATCGACGTCTCACGCGGCGCCGTCCTGTCGACGCCCGAGATGCGCCCCGTTGCAGCGCAGACGCTTGAAGCTCGCTTCGTCTGGCTCTCGGAAGATGCATTCAGCCCGGCTGCCGGTTACCTGGTTCGCACATCGACCGATCTCATCCCGGTTTCGAATATCGAGATCAAGGCGCTGCTCGATCTCGAGACGATGGCGTCGCGCCCTGCGCGCGCCTGCTCGGCGAACGATATCGCCATTGCGAAGATTTCTCTCGGCCGCGCGGCTGCGATCGATGTCTTCACGGAGACGCCGGAAACCGGGACGCTGCTCCTAATCGATTCCGTTTCGGGTTCAACGGTCGCCGGCGGCATCGCAACATCCGTCGATGCCAAAGCCGAAGCTCCAACCGACGGTCACTTCGTTCTGAAGCGCGATATGCTCGCCAACGGCTTGAACCGCGATCTCTCGATGAGCTCGAAAGATCGCGAGGAGTTCATGCGCCGTGCGAACGAGGTCGCGATCATCCTGCGTTCCGCGGGTGTTTCTGTCGCCATCGAACCGCCGCCACCGCTCGATGACGGTATGGACCCTGGGCTCTAG
- a CDS encoding sulfite exporter TauE/SafE family protein: MPDVDLQTLWPMVISGGFVVGFLVGLTGVGAGSLMTPFLIAKIGISPTLAVGTDLLFASITKGSAAWPHHNFGNVNWRLVAWLAAGSVPGSLAMLVVLRLLDPDTAGLASFIKHALIGALVISSLAILFYPIITRRGAQVVEPTDVPVRRLPTLLLGLSLGSVVTLTSVGAGAIGVVILTLLYPTLRTRRLIGTDIVHAVPLTLISGLGHMSIGNTSFVLLGLLLIGSIPGIAIGSRLTGKLPDWLLRIFLSIILCFAAYQLSQKL, encoded by the coding sequence ATGCCTGACGTCGATCTGCAAACACTTTGGCCGATGGTCATTTCGGGCGGCTTCGTCGTTGGATTCCTGGTTGGACTGACGGGGGTCGGCGCCGGCTCGCTGATGACCCCCTTTCTGATCGCGAAGATCGGGATTTCACCGACGCTGGCTGTCGGCACGGATCTGCTTTTCGCATCGATCACGAAAGGCTCGGCGGCTTGGCCGCATCACAACTTCGGTAACGTCAACTGGCGGCTCGTCGCGTGGCTCGCGGCGGGCAGCGTTCCGGGATCGCTTGCGATGCTGGTCGTGCTGCGGCTGCTCGATCCCGACACGGCGGGGCTCGCATCGTTTATCAAGCACGCGCTGATCGGAGCGCTGGTGATCAGTTCACTTGCGATCCTGTTCTATCCGATCATTACGCGCCGCGGGGCGCAGGTCGTGGAACCGACCGATGTGCCGGTGCGCCGTTTGCCGACTCTTCTGCTCGGGCTCAGCCTCGGCTCGGTTGTCACTCTGACGTCGGTCGGCGCCGGCGCCATCGGCGTCGTCATCCTGACGCTTCTCTATCCGACGCTCAGAACGCGCCGGTTGATCGGCACCGACATTGTCCACGCCGTGCCGCTGACGCTGATCTCGGGACTCGGGCATATGTCGATCGGAAATACGAGCTTCGTTCTTCTGGGGCTTTTGCTCATCGGCTCAATTCCGGGCATCGCCATCGGCTCGCGATTGACGGGCAAATTGCCGGATTGGCTGCTTCGCATATTCCTGTCGATTATCCTCTGCTTCGCAGCTTATCAGCTTTCACAGAAGCTCTAG
- a CDS encoding Do family serine endopeptidase, with protein MMKKNWVLVLASAAAAIFSVPLLMRSVTPTFAQEKVAPPSREAIQYSYAPIVRKAAPAVVNVYVRTHVQTFASPFANDPWFRRFFGDAFGQPTERVMNSLGSGVIVNPEGLIVTNNHVVKGRGETEIRVALSDRREYDAKVISKDEKADIAVLKIEGGDGNFPYLQFDDSDRLEVGDLVLAIGNPFGVGQTVTSGIVSALSRSEMAESDSQVFIQTDAAINPGNSGGALIDMSGRLVGINTMIYSQSGGSVGIGFAIPSNLVRVYAESAANGRKVERPWIGAKLEAMSHDFAEGLGLNRIAGAVVTRLYNKGPAADAGLREGDVITHVDGVEVADARAVYYRLATKGIGQTAHLTVIRKNKPIDISLPLIVAPKPGKDDARNLSGNNPLDGARVSNILPSVADELGIDETEGVVITSVRNGSVAQSLGFQPGDVIVSIGDKKILNVIDAEQAVATRQRVWQVAVKRGNRVLQLQVPG; from the coding sequence ATGATGAAGAAAAACTGGGTCTTGGTTCTTGCGTCCGCTGCCGCGGCAATCTTCTCGGTGCCGCTGCTGATGCGTTCCGTGACTCCGACGTTCGCGCAGGAAAAGGTCGCGCCGCCGTCGCGCGAAGCCATCCAATATTCTTATGCTCCGATCGTCCGCAAGGCGGCGCCTGCCGTCGTCAACGTCTATGTCCGCACGCACGTGCAGACGTTCGCATCGCCCTTCGCGAACGATCCCTGGTTCCGCCGCTTCTTCGGCGATGCCTTTGGGCAGCCGACCGAGCGCGTCATGAACTCGCTCGGCTCGGGTGTCATCGTCAATCCGGAAGGCCTGATCGTCACCAACAACCACGTCGTCAAAGGCCGTGGCGAAACCGAGATCAGAGTCGCGCTTTCCGATCGGCGCGAGTACGACGCGAAGGTAATCAGCAAGGACGAGAAGGCCGATATCGCCGTCCTGAAGATCGAAGGCGGCGACGGCAATTTTCCCTATCTGCAATTCGATGATTCCGATCGTCTCGAGGTCGGCGATCTCGTGCTTGCGATCGGCAATCCGTTCGGCGTCGGCCAAACCGTGACGAGCGGTATCGTCTCAGCGCTGTCACGTTCGGAAATGGCGGAGTCGGATAGCCAAGTCTTCATTCAAACCGATGCTGCGATCAACCCGGGCAACTCGGGTGGGGCGTTGATCGATATGTCGGGTCGCCTCGTCGGCATCAACACGATGATCTATTCGCAATCGGGTGGATCGGTCGGAATTGGGTTCGCGATTCCGTCGAACCTTGTTCGCGTCTACGCCGAAAGCGCTGCGAACGGCCGCAAGGTCGAGCGGCCCTGGATCGGCGCAAAGCTCGAAGCGATGTCGCACGATTTCGCTGAGGGGCTCGGTCTTAATCGCATCGCCGGTGCTGTCGTAACACGGCTCTACAACAAAGGCCCTGCGGCTGATGCGGGCTTACGTGAAGGCGACGTCATCACGCACGTCGATGGCGTCGAGGTCGCGGATGCGCGCGCAGTCTACTATCGCCTGGCAACCAAGGGCATAGGCCAGACTGCGCATCTTACCGTTATTCGCAAGAACAAGCCGATAGACATCTCGTTGCCTCTGATCGTCGCGCCGAAGCCGGGCAAGGACGACGCGCGCAATCTTTCCGGCAACAATCCGCTCGATGGCGCGAGAGTTTCGAACATTCTGCCCTCCGTCGCCGACGAACTGGGCATCGACGAAACGGAAGGCGTCGTTATCACATCGGTGCGCAACGGATCGGTCGCGCAAAGTCTCGGATTTCAGCCGGGCGATGTTATCGTGTCGATTGGCGACAAGAAGATTCTCAACGTCATCGACGCCGAGCAGGCCGTCGCCACACGCCAGCGCGTTTGGCAGGTCGCTGTCAAGCGCGGCAATCGTGTGCTGCAGCTTCAAGTGCCGGGCTGA
- a CDS encoding SDR family oxidoreductase yields the protein MSTEPPVVVTGASGFIAKHVAGEFLKRGYSVRGTIRRLDKADAVRRAVTRLGCDPSALSFVAADLDSDVGWDDAVAGANIVVHMASPFPIAQPDDPDDVILPAREGTLRVLKAATRAHAKRLVLTSSSVAIFYGSGLPIGHIYSEDDFSDETRNDLTPYIKSKTIAEKAAWQFVKKTPGAPELAVINPAFVQGPALDDDLSTSHDLYRLMARGLYPAAPRIRFPVVDVRDVAAAHVEAALRPEAAGKRYLIGEGQLRLYELGRILARELPDLRSKVPKFELPDVAVRMLAVFDRRLRTILPELGAQKDYTNTRVRAGLGLNLRGSDEAVTAAVRSLRDLRLI from the coding sequence ATGTCAACGGAGCCACCGGTTGTCGTAACGGGCGCGTCCGGATTCATCGCGAAGCACGTCGCTGGAGAATTCCTGAAGCGTGGCTACTCGGTCCGCGGCACAATCCGCCGGCTGGATAAGGCCGATGCGGTGCGCCGCGCTGTGACGCGGCTTGGCTGCGATCCTTCAGCACTTTCATTCGTGGCCGCCGATCTCGACAGCGATGTCGGCTGGGATGATGCCGTCGCGGGTGCCAACATAGTCGTGCACATGGCTTCGCCGTTTCCCATCGCGCAGCCAGATGATCCGGACGACGTAATCCTGCCGGCGCGCGAAGGCACCTTGCGCGTTCTAAAGGCGGCAACACGCGCGCATGCGAAACGGCTGGTGCTGACGTCCTCGTCCGTTGCGATCTTCTATGGCAGCGGCTTGCCGATTGGACACATCTACTCCGAGGACGATTTTAGCGATGAAACGCGCAACGATCTGACGCCCTACATCAAGTCGAAGACGATCGCGGAGAAGGCGGCCTGGCAGTTCGTCAAGAAGACCCCCGGCGCGCCTGAACTCGCCGTCATCAACCCGGCCTTCGTGCAAGGTCCGGCGCTCGACGACGATCTCTCGACGTCGCATGACCTCTACCGTCTTATGGCGCGCGGCCTCTATCCGGCAGCGCCGCGCATCCGCTTTCCTGTCGTTGACGTTCGTGACGTCGCGGCAGCGCACGTTGAAGCCGCGCTCCGTCCGGAGGCGGCCGGAAAACGCTACCTCATCGGCGAAGGCCAGCTTCGCCTTTATGAGCTTGGCCGGATCCTGGCGCGGGAACTGCCGGATCTCCGCTCGAAAGTACCGAAGTTCGAACTACCGGACGTTGCGGTCCGTATGCTTGCCGTATTCGACAGGCGGTTGCGAACGATCTTGCCGGAACTCGGCGCGCAGAAAGATTACACAAATACAAGGGTTCGGGCCGGCTTGGGGCTGAACCTCAGAGGCTCCGACGAAGCCGTGACGGCCGCGGTCAGATCATTACGAGACCTTAGGTTGATCTGA
- the rplQ gene encoding 50S ribosomal protein L17 has product MRHKKLGRRFGRHVGHRQAMFSNMAAALIKHEQIITTLSKAKDLKRVVDKYITLAKRGDLNSRRLAAARLRDEDMVKKLFDVLATRYKDRNGGYTRVLKAGFRYGDASPRAVIELVDRDESVKGAEDKARHEKMLAEQANAG; this is encoded by the coding sequence ATGCGACACAAGAAACTCGGCCGCCGTTTCGGCCGCCACGTCGGGCACCGCCAGGCGATGTTCTCAAACATGGCCGCAGCCCTCATCAAGCACGAACAGATCATCACGACGCTGTCGAAGGCGAAGGACCTCAAGCGCGTCGTCGACAAGTACATCACGCTCGCGAAGCGCGGCGACCTGAATTCGCGCCGTCTTGCTGCCGCGCGCCTCCGCGACGAGGACATGGTCAAGAAGCTCTTCGACGTTCTTGCCACGCGCTACAAAGACCGCAACGGCGGCTACACCCGCGTGCTGAAGGCGGGCTTCCGCTACGGCGACGCCTCGCCCCGCGCCGTCATCGAACTCGTCGATCGCGATGAAAGCGTGAAGGGCGCCGAGGACAAGGCCCGGCACGAGAAGATGCTGGCCGAGCAGGCCAACGCCGGCTGA